From the genome of Colletotrichum higginsianum IMI 349063 chromosome 4, whole genome shotgun sequence, one region includes:
- a CDS encoding Duf833 domain protein: protein MCIVLLTTAHPDYALIVIDNRDEFILRPTSRPHWWSHPSGASVLSARDLQRAEKGTWLGITKTGQLAVLTNYRETNTQDVTHPIHAARSRGGMVTTWLGSDPTEPASESVNHLVKDGGVKGVGGFSMVAGKLKRKRGDGDDEKPQRALEGIAIISNRCDDLEDVPWIAEKRGEVYGLSNTGYDDPKPWPKVENGKRLVKETIQKAVAEGLGENALAERLFEVLDTDSLPKHPDMSLADYIKELKQSIFVPALGDDAHRKAMEEAVSRGPGHWATDDQKAAEGLQLGERPDPPAQASMGFEVGLYGTQRQTVIMVDWDGNVTYRERALWDGNGNPIERGQGDEVFKFKIEGWES from the coding sequence ATGTGTATCGTCCTCCTTACCACCGCCCACCCCGACTACGCTCTCATTGTCATCGACAATCGAGACGAGTTCATCCTACGCCCGACATCTCGCCCGCACTGGTGGTCACACCCGTCCGGCGCCTCCGTCCTCTCCGCCCGCGACCTCCAAAGAGCGGAGAAGGGGACATGGCTCGGCATTACCAAGACAGGACAACTAGCCGTGCTCACCAACTACCGCGAAACCAACACGCAGGATGTGACCCATCCAATCCACGCGGCTCGCAGCCGCGGCGGCATGGTCACGACCTGGCTAGGATCCGACCCCACCGAGCCCGCATCGGAATCGGTGAACCACCTCGTCAAGGATGGGGGCGTCaagggcgtcggcggcttctCCATGGTAGCCGGTAAGTTGAAGAGAAagcgcggcgatggcgacgacgagaagcccCAACGCGCGCTCGAAGGCATTGCCATTATTTCGAACCGCTGTGACGACCTTGAAGACGTGCCGTGGATCGCCGAGAAGCGTGGCGAGGTATATGGCCTCAGCAACACTGGCTACGACGACCCCAAACCGTGGCCCAAGGTCGAAAACGGAAAGCGCCTCGTCAAGGAGACCATCCAGAAGGCCGTAgccgagggcctgggcgAAAACGCACTCGCCGAGCGCCTTTTCGAGGTGCTCGACACCGACTCGTTGCCCAAGCACCCCGACATGAGCCTGGCGGACTACATCAAGGAGCTGAAGCAGTCCATCTTTGTTCCCGCGCTGGGTGATGATGCCCATCGCAAGGCCATGGAGGAGGCCGTTTCAAGGGGGCCGGGCCATTGGGCAACCGACGAccagaaggccgccgagggtcTACAGTTGGGCGAACGACCGGATCCGCCGGCGCAGGCCAGTATGGGCTTCGAGGTGGGCTTGTACGGCACGCAGCGTCAGACCGTCATCATGGTCGATTGGGACGGGAATGTTACGTATCGCGAACGAGCGCTGTGGGACGGCAACGGAAACCCGATCGAGAGGGGCCAGGGCGATGAGGTGTTTAAGTTCAAGATCGAGGGATGGGAGAGCTGA